In Planctobacterium marinum, the DNA window AGACGAACTTTCAAAGCATCGCTATGATGATACATAGAAATATTTCCTGATTGAAATTGAGCTATTTTAATAAAACCTGAAAAATGGTCGGTTGGAATAACAGGGGTGTTCGACCAAACGTTTTGGCCCATGCCTTCATTGATAAACCAGTCGCTGGATATAGCCGGAGATATTTTTCCATAATTTACAAGACTATTGAGTTCGTTGATGCTGGGCAAATCCCAGTCACTCCGACCGCATAGTGCTATTGCATTGATGGCACTGACATAAGCAGTAGTGTTGCAACTTTCAAGGGTACAAACTCCAGCTGATTCGGTTCCTTCTACGCCAGCTTCCCGCATTGTTTGATTCGGAAACCAAGCGTAAGTGTTATCGATGTCTTGCAACCCACCATCATTGCTCTTAACTTCCCATACTAATTGGCTTACCTCATCTTTCAAACAGGACCAGGTTGTCGCCTCGTCCGATAATTCATTTCCTGCAGCGTCTAGCTTGGTGTATTGAAAACCATCGTGCAACAAATTATATCGACGTGCAGACAAGCCGGTATGTCCGTCCTGGCCTTTGGGGATTCGATCTCCTTCATCGTCAACTTCTTTGGAGCAATCAAGACCGGAAGAAGCATTCGTTAATCCTGGTGCAACTTCATCAATACAGGTGGAAATGCCGGTATCACTGATTTTGGGTAAAGCCAACAATTGGATAGTGAGGCTCGCCTCATCTGTCAGGCCATCGTCGTCTGTGACTTGCGCTATAAATTGCGGCATTGAGCCCGGCTCAAAGCCCCTCAGATCAAGATGCACTGGACACCCCTCAAAATCGAAGCTGTCTCCTTGAGTCGAAGTAATGGATATTATGTCGATTTGTCCATCAATATCGGATACCTCACAATCTAAAATGGCCTTTTTCACCGGGTAGGTGACAATGGTGTCTGAATCAAAGGACATCAAAGGCGAAGACTCGGTGGCAAAAACTTCAACAGAAGCTGTTGCGGTTGTTGGCACAACATCGAAATCACTCACCGAAACTTCGAACTCTAGCTGAACCATATTTTGTGCAAGTGTGACAGAGGGGGCAGTAAACGAGAGGGTATCCGTGTTGTGCCCTGCCAATTCAACTGTTGGACCGGATATTTGTTGCCAGCTAATTTCGAACTCGTCGTTGTCTGGATCGGTAATTTCAATCTCAATAGTGACTGCTTCGCCTTCATTTATTTGGGTTAGGGGGATTGCAGCGATTCGAGGTAGACGATTTTCTCTGGGATCTTCTCCGTCCCAACTGCAGGAAAAAAGCAGGATAGAGGCAATTAAAATAGTTAAATGTTTGGTAAGTCTGTTCAATTAATTTCTCCTTTTATTTGAACTGTCTTTTCTTTTGAGAATTAAAGTGGGGTTGAGGTTTTTGCTGTTCCTTGTAGCTTAACGTTTGTGGATAAAAATTTATTCACCTTAGAATCAAAAAAGTCACTCAAAAACATAATATTACTCTACCGAAAAAAGCAGATGGTGAGAATGAAACGTTAAATGAATTCGCTTAAGCGTGGTATCTTGGTAAAAATTTAATGGTGAGTCATGCTTCCTGGAAATGACTAAGGAGCGAAGTTGAAAACAGTAATTTACGGTGCCGGTTCTATCGGTTGCTATATTGGTGCCATTTTGTACCAGCATCAGATTAATGTTTGTTTGCTGGGACGGCGACGGCTTCAAGATGAAATTGAATCGGCAGGTGGTATTTATTTATCTGATTATGAAGGTGGCAATGACTGCGTTAAAGATGTGCCTTTCATCACCACACCAGAGGTGCTTAGCACAGCGGATACGATTCTGATAACACTAAAATGCACCGCTATCGATTCGGCAATTTCAGAACTGCGGCAATTTGCCTCACCTTCGGCTTTAATTGTGTGTATGCAAAACGGCGTCGGCGCTGTTGAATTGGTGCAACAAGCTTTGCCAAATCACAAAGTATTGACTGGCATTACTCCGTTTAATGTGGTGCAGTCACAGGGCGCTCGTTTTCATCGCGCCACGGAAGGTGCATTACATTTGCCTATTCACTCCAGCCTGATGCCTTTGCAGCAAGCGTGGCAAGCTTACGGTTTGGGTTGTGAACTGAATGAAAATTTGACCGCCATCGTGTGGGGTAAGCTGTTGTTAAATTTAAATAACGCCATCAACGCGCTTTCGAATATCCCTTTAAAAGCACAGTTAGAGCAGCGCCCTTATCGGCTTGTGTTAGCGCAATGCCAGTTGGAATTATTGGCCTATTGTCGAGACAGGAATATTGAGCTGGCTAAACTCACTGCTGTATCACCGGGTATGATACCAAGACTGCTAAAGTTACCTGATTGGCTGTTTAAACTCGTAGCCCAAAAAATGTTGGCGATTGATCCTAAGGCTCGCTCTTCCATGTGGGAGGATGTCCAAGGGGGAAGAAAGACAGAAGTTGAGTTTCTCAACGGTGCCGTGGCTCGTCTGGCCGAATCTCAAGGTATGCAAGCACCGGCGAACCGAGCCATTACTCGTCTCATTAAAGAAGTGGAATCTGGTCAGCGCCAATCAGGAATAAACGGCAAAGACTTACTGAAACTAACTCGAACCACAATGTCAGGTGAATAATCAATGGCACAATGGAAGTCTGTTGCAGGTATAATAGTACAAGGTCATCAAGTGGCTTCCGGGAAAGCGAAAGACAGCCCCTATCCCGATGGCAGCATCCCTTTGCAGATGCCATTTTTCAGAGAGCTAGGGCTGGATCTGAGCCAGTGTTTTCCCGGAACATTAAACGTCGCCATTACGCCCCATAAATTTAAAATGCTGCGTCCCTCTCACATTTTTGAAAAGGTAGAATGGATAGCGGGGTTTAATGCCGAAACCTTTTCATTTGCAGAGTGTAAGCTCGTGTTCGGAGAAATATCAATGAGAGGGTATGTGCATTACCCGCATCCAGAGACCAAAACTCAACACTTTCACAATGACCAACTATTGGAAGTGCTCTGTCCATTTGTTGAAGGTATTCGGTACGGTGATAAGGTACGCTTGGAATACTTGCAAGAGCAGATAGATGTTAGTGAGCAATAATAACAACGATTTTCTACATATTAAAACGTATACAGGTGTAAATATGATGCGCAAGTCCAGTTTCTTGATGATGATGGTGTTGTTGGGATTGTGGGTTTTTTTACCACTGTCGGCACAAGAGCTCATTTCACAGGACGTCCAGTTCAAACGAGCTGTATTGCTAATTAATGGCCAAAAATTTCAGGTTGAATACGCCGATACATGGGAACTGCGAGCCCGTGGTTTGATGTATCGTACTGAGCTTTGCCAGCAGTGTGGCATGTTATTTAAATTCGACCGGGAAAGGTTAATTTCTATGTGGATGAAAAACACCTTCATTCCTCTGGATGTGGCGTTTTTTAAAAAGAATGGAGAAATTGTAGATATCAAGCAAATGCAGCCACTGGATTTGACCTCAGTACCCAGCTCTAAGCCCGTGCTCTATGCGCTTGAAATGAACGAGGGCTGGTTCGCTGCAAATGGCGTCAAGGAGGGAAATAGCATTGAAGTGCTCGAGACTGGAACGATTGAGGAAATTCAGTAGAAGTGCTTACCATTGAATTTGCGAATTCAGTTAAACCTTGTACTCTTTAACAAAGATATTTGTATTCAGATCTGATAACGATATAAGGAAGCTTTATGCGAATTTTAGGTGTTGATGTTGGTGGTTCTGGTATTAAAGGGGCCATTGTAGATACGGTTAGCGGAGAAATGCTGACGGAGCGTCATCGGATACCCACTCCGCAACCGGCAACACCTAAAGCGGTTGCTGCTACCATCAATGAACTGGTGAGTCATTTCAACTGGAAGGGCCCTATCGGCTGTGGTTTCCCTGCAGCGATACAGCACGGTGTGGCCAAAACTGCGGCAAATGTCGATGATGCCTTTATTGATACCAATATTGAAAAGCTCTTTGCCAAAGCCACCGGGTGTGACGTCTATTGTGTCAATGATGCTGATGCAGCAGGTATGGCTGAGTTTAAGTTGGGCAAAGGTAAAGATTATAAAGAAGGCATTGTCATCTTCGTTGCTGTTGGTACCGGATTGGGAACTGCACTATTCACCAATGGTGAGCTGTTACCTAATACTGAGCTTGGGCATATTCACCTGGACAATGGCCATGAGGCAGAACGTTACGCAGCAGATTCTGCCCGAAAAAGGGAAGAGTTAAAGTGGAAACATTGGGCGCCACGTTTTAATCACTACTTGAGCACCATGGAAGCCCTGTTTTGGCCAGATCTTTTTATCCTAGGCGGAGGTGCCAGCAAGAAGATGGATAAATTTGAATCACAGCTTACAGTAAAAACGCCGGTAGTAGCCGCCTCTTTACTCAATGAGGCCGGCATTATTGGTGCGGCTGTTTATGCCGATACCGAGCGAAAACGCCAGCAAGCTATTGCCCGTAAAGCCCGTTTAGCGAAGCGACAGAAGGCACAGTAAGCTTTGAAAAGGGGCTTTTATTATTGGTTTTTACACTCTGGCCCCTTGTAAACCGCCCGTGTGCAGTATTGCGACTTTACTCTGTGGTTTAAAATAGCCTTGATTTAGCAGCTGTTGCAGAGCAAAAAATAGCTTGCCGCTATACACTGGCTCTACAGGGATGGTACTTTTTTCACTAAACTGCCGACAAAATTGCTCCAGCTCGGCATTGCTTTTTGCATAACCACCGTGATGAAATTCATGCATTATCTGCCATGGGTGACGCATAGCAGGGGGGGCTGTGACACAAGCTGCCACCAAATCTTCCAGGTAGTTTTGGCCTTTCAGTACGGCGATGCCTGTCACGCGAGTTGTACGCTTCAGCTGCCACATTGCCTGAATTATTCCAGCCAGCGTACCACCGCTGGCTACCGGGCAAATAAGCTCATCCAGTGTTTCTGGTAATTCCTGAACGAGCTGTGTCATCCCCGAGTGCACTTGCTGACCAGAGCCGCCTTCAGGGACAACGCAATAATCTTCAAGCTGCTCTATTTGCGTGCTCAGCCAGTTGTGGTTTTGCCGCTGCTTGTATTGTTGTTTGGTTAGCCAGCGGATATCAGACTGCCAGGCACTTAAATCTTTTAGCATGG includes these proteins:
- a CDS encoding DUF1566 domain-containing protein, with protein sequence MNRLTKHLTILIASILLFSCSWDGEDPRENRLPRIAAIPLTQINEGEAVTIEIEITDPDNDEFEISWQQISGPTVELAGHNTDTLSFTAPSVTLAQNMVQLEFEVSVSDFDVVPTTATASVEVFATESSPLMSFDSDTIVTYPVKKAILDCEVSDIDGQIDIISITSTQGDSFDFEGCPVHLDLRGFEPGSMPQFIAQVTDDDGLTDEASLTIQLLALPKISDTGISTCIDEVAPGLTNASSGLDCSKEVDDEGDRIPKGQDGHTGLSARRYNLLHDGFQYTKLDAAGNELSDEATTWSCLKDEVSQLVWEVKSNDGGLQDIDNTYAWFPNQTMREAGVEGTESAGVCTLESCNTTAYVSAINAIALCGRSDWDLPSINELNSLVNYGKISPAISSDWFINEGMGQNVWSNTPVIPTDHFSGFIKIAQFQSGNISMYHHSDALKVRLVNRNFTQ
- a CDS encoding 2-dehydropantoate 2-reductase codes for the protein MKTVIYGAGSIGCYIGAILYQHQINVCLLGRRRLQDEIESAGGIYLSDYEGGNDCVKDVPFITTPEVLSTADTILITLKCTAIDSAISELRQFASPSALIVCMQNGVGAVELVQQALPNHKVLTGITPFNVVQSQGARFHRATEGALHLPIHSSLMPLQQAWQAYGLGCELNENLTAIVWGKLLLNLNNAINALSNIPLKAQLEQRPYRLVLAQCQLELLAYCRDRNIELAKLTAVSPGMIPRLLKLPDWLFKLVAQKMLAIDPKARSSMWEDVQGGRKTEVEFLNGAVARLAESQGMQAPANRAITRLIKEVESGQRQSGINGKDLLKLTRTTMSGE
- a CDS encoding DUF192 domain-containing protein encodes the protein MMRKSSFLMMMVLLGLWVFLPLSAQELISQDVQFKRAVLLINGQKFQVEYADTWELRARGLMYRTELCQQCGMLFKFDRERLISMWMKNTFIPLDVAFFKKNGEIVDIKQMQPLDLTSVPSSKPVLYALEMNEGWFAANGVKEGNSIEVLETGTIEEIQ
- the ppgK gene encoding polyphosphate--glucose phosphotransferase, encoding MRILGVDVGGSGIKGAIVDTVSGEMLTERHRIPTPQPATPKAVAATINELVSHFNWKGPIGCGFPAAIQHGVAKTAANVDDAFIDTNIEKLFAKATGCDVYCVNDADAAGMAEFKLGKGKDYKEGIVIFVAVGTGLGTALFTNGELLPNTELGHIHLDNGHEAERYAADSARKREELKWKHWAPRFNHYLSTMEALFWPDLFILGGGASKKMDKFESQLTVKTPVVAASLLNEAGIIGAAVYADTERKRQQAIARKARLAKRQKAQ
- a CDS encoding 1-aminocyclopropane-1-carboxylate deaminase/D-cysteine desulfhydrase, whose translation is MPTTASLSFTLPSPLTLLPAELFGCDDVHIQVKRDDLIHPIVSGNKWRKLQALFSPWPQGKYRGIVSFGGGFSNHLHALGYMCKQYNIPFIAMVRGDYRDNLSPMLKDLSAWQSDIRWLTKQQYKQRQNHNWLSTQIEQLEDYCVVPEGGSGQQVHSGMTQLVQELPETLDELICPVASGGTLAGIIQAMWQLKRTTRVTGIAVLKGQNYLEDLVAACVTAPPAMRHPWQIMHEFHHGGYAKSNAELEQFCRQFSEKSTIPVEPVYSGKLFFALQQLLNQGYFKPQSKVAILHTGGLQGARV